A genome region from Arachidicoccus soli includes the following:
- a CDS encoding RagB/SusD family nutrient uptake outer membrane protein encodes MKKYISVFILALICITSFSCKKSYLNETPYSAYTPVTLTDSLGFDAALVGLYNQLSNYFSWSSQQGWPSVWAVGTDIANATASQQGVEIPYYNYATLTSTDGAANHIWALNYQMVNLTNIIIDNVEDPSLNSISQSDKNSVEAEAKFFRAYAYNELATLFGSVPLVQHAITSPQTNFIRTPLDEINSFITSDLNFAASHLPDIESMPSNSKGKLYGRANKYMAMQLLATAYLRIGKPDSAEIETQAIINSGRFSLINHRYGVVSNLPGDYYSDMFHYGNERRVQGNTEAIWVLEEENPSTVVGGITDNPQQRRVWTSAYYGIKGMVICDSLGGRGIARLRLSNWVLYDLYQPGDIRNSQYNIRRKYYYNDPTSPNFGQQVPYTGPDTLYKICPCTTKWGQFDPNDVFGYAMIKDFILMRLGETYLLQAEAQFDQGKLQDAANSINVLRQRAFANYPTEGEVSASDITMNFILDERARELLGEENRRETLMRTGTLVDRAIRLNSNDAQHPINGLTKTNLLLPIPLSEIQLNKDAVIAQNPGY; translated from the coding sequence ATGAAAAAGTACATATCTGTTTTTATATTGGCGCTTATTTGTATTACAAGCTTTTCTTGTAAAAAAAGCTATCTAAATGAGACGCCATATTCTGCTTATACGCCTGTTACGCTCACCGATTCCTTGGGGTTCGATGCAGCATTAGTAGGCTTGTATAATCAATTAAGTAACTATTTCTCTTGGTCATCGCAACAAGGCTGGCCAAGTGTTTGGGCAGTCGGTACCGATATCGCCAATGCTACAGCAAGTCAACAAGGAGTTGAAATCCCTTATTATAATTATGCGACCTTAACTTCTACCGATGGTGCTGCGAATCATATTTGGGCACTCAATTATCAAATGGTAAACCTTACCAATATTATTATTGACAATGTTGAAGATCCCAGCCTTAATAGTATTTCTCAGTCTGATAAAAATTCTGTAGAAGCCGAAGCCAAATTTTTTAGGGCTTATGCTTATAATGAGTTGGCGACACTTTTTGGGAGTGTTCCTTTGGTTCAGCACGCAATAACAAGCCCTCAAACAAATTTTATCAGAACACCATTGGATGAAATAAATAGTTTTATAACGTCAGACCTTAATTTTGCAGCTAGTCATTTACCTGATATTGAGAGCATGCCTTCAAACTCAAAGGGTAAGTTGTATGGTCGTGCCAATAAATATATGGCGATGCAGCTTTTAGCAACAGCTTATTTACGAATTGGCAAACCTGATTCTGCTGAGATCGAAACGCAAGCCATCATCAATAGCGGTAGGTTTAGTTTAATTAACCATCGATATGGAGTAGTTTCTAATCTGCCCGGCGATTATTATTCTGATATGTTTCATTATGGAAATGAAAGAAGGGTACAAGGGAATACCGAAGCCATATGGGTTTTGGAAGAGGAAAATCCTAGTACAGTTGTTGGTGGTATAACGGATAATCCACAGCAAAGACGTGTATGGACCTCAGCTTATTATGGCATTAAGGGAATGGTTATTTGTGATTCTTTGGGTGGTAGAGGCATTGCTAGATTACGTTTGAGTAATTGGGTGCTTTACGATTTGTATCAGCCAGGAGATATTAGAAATTCTCAATACAATATTCGTAGGAAATATTATTATAACGATCCTACAAGTCCAAACTTTGGTCAGCAAGTTCCTTATACTGGTCCTGATACCTTGTATAAAATTTGTCCTTGCACAACTAAATGGGGTCAGTTCGATCCAAATGATGTTTTTGGTTATGCAATGATTAAAGATTTTATTTTAATGAGATTAGGAGAAACATATTTGCTTCAGGCGGAAGCGCAGTTTGATCAAGGGAAACTGCAAGATGCTGCTAATAGCATAAATGTTTTACGTCAAAGAGCTTTTGCAAATTATCCAACTGAAGGTGAGGTTTCTGCTTCTGATATTACAATGAATTTTATTTTGGACGAGAGAGCGCGAGAACTCCTAGGGGAAGAAAACAGAAGAGAAACACTTATGCGCACTGGTACCTTGGTTGATAGAGCAATACGGTTAAATAGTAATGATGCACAACATCCGATTAACGGACTTACAAAAACAAATTTACTATTACCTATTCCTTTGAGTGAGATACAATTGAATAAGGATGCTGTGATAGCGCAGAATCCTGGATATTGA